One segment of Dromaius novaehollandiae isolate bDroNov1 chromosome Z, bDroNov1.hap1, whole genome shotgun sequence DNA contains the following:
- the LOC135324606 gene encoding mothers against decapentaplegic homolog 7-like isoform X3, translating to MFRTKRSALVRRLWRSRAPGGAEEEEAAGEPGGAVAAAAAAAGGGGGGGGGAGRGCCAGKAGAEAELKALTHAVLKRLKERQLEGLLRAVESRGGARTPCLLLPAKAADARLGAHWYPLPLLLCKVFRWPDLRHCAEVKRLCGCESYGKAHPELVCCNPHHLSRLCELESPPPPYSRYPMDFLKPTDSQVLQEPGDRSHWCVVAYWEEKTRVGRLYSVQEPSLDIFYDLPQGNGFCLGQLNSDNKSQLVQKVRSKIGYGIQLTKEVDGVWVYNRSSYPIFIKSATLDNPDSRTLLVHKVFPGFSIKAFDYEKAYSLQRPNDHEFMQQPWTGFTVQISFVKGWGQCYTRQFISSCPCWLEVIFNNR from the exons ATGTTCAGGACCAAACGCTCGGCGCTCGTCCGGCGGCTCTGGCGGAGCCGCGCGCCCGGCggcgccgaggaggaggaggcggcgggcgaGCCCGGcggcgcggtggcggcggcggcggcggcggcgggcggcggcggcggcggcggcggcggcgccgggcgcgggtgCTGCGCGGGCaaggcgggcgcggaggcggaACTCAAGGCGCTGACCCACGCGGTGCTCAAGCGGCTCAAGGAGCGGCAGCTGGAGGGGCTGCTGCGCGCCGTGGAGTCGCGCGGCGGGGCGCGCAcgccctgcctgctgctgccggcCAAGGCGGCCGACGCGCGGCTCGGCGCGCACTGGTacccgctgccgctgctgctgtgcaaggtgttcCGCTGGCCCGACCTGCGCCACTGCGCCGAGGTGAAGCGCCTCTGCGGCTGCGAGTCCTATGGCAAGGCGCACCCCGAGCTCGTCTGCTGCAACCCGCACCACCTCAGCCGGCTCTGCGAGCTAG AGTCTCCCCCTCCACCCTACTCCAGATATCCGATGGATTTTCTCAAACCAACGG ATTCCCAAGTTCTTCAGGAGCCGGGGGATCGGTCACACTGGTGCGTGGTGGCATACTGGGAAGAGAAAACGCGCGTGGGTCGGCTGTATTCTGTCCAAGAGCCCTCCCTGGATATCTTCTATGATCTACCTCAGGGGAACGGCTTCTGCCTCGGCCAGCTCAATTCGGACAACAAGAGCCAGCTGGTGCAGAAAGTGCGCAGCAAAATCGGTTACGGTATCCAGCTCACCAAGGAAGTGGACGGCGTGTGGGTCTACAACCGCAGCAGTTACCCCATCTTCATCAAGTCGGCCACACTGGACAACCCCGACTCCAGGACGTTGCTGGTTCACAAAGTGTTTCCAGGGTTTTCCATCAAGGCGTTTGACTACGAGAAGGCGTACAGCTTGCAGAGACCTAACGACCATGAGTTCATGCAGCAACCATGGACCGGATTTACTGTTCAGATCAGCTTTGTGAAGGGCTGGGGCCAGTGCTACACGAGACAGTTTATCAGCAGTTGCCCGTGCTGGTTGGAGGTTATTTTTAATAACCGATGA
- the LOC135324606 gene encoding mothers against decapentaplegic homolog 7-like isoform X2, with the protein MFRTKRSALVRRLWRSRAPGGAEEEEAAGEPGGAVAAAAAAAGGGGGGGGGAGRGCCAGKAGAEAELKALTHAVLKRLKERQLEGLLRAVESRGGARTPCLLLPAKAADARLGAHWYPLPLLLCKVFRWPDLRHCAEVKRLCGCESYGKAHPELVCCNPHHLSRLCELESPPPPYSRYPMDFLKPTDCPDSVPSSTETGGTNCLAPGGLSDSQVLQEPGDRSHWCVVAYWEEKTRVGRLYSVQEPSLDIFYDLPQGNGFCLGQLNSDNKSQLVQKVRSKIGYGIQLTKEVDGVWVYNRSSYPIFIKSATLDNPDSRTLLVHKVFPGFSIKAFDYEKAYSLQRPNDHEFMQQPWTGFTVQISFVKGWGQCYTRQFISSCPCWLEVIFNNR; encoded by the exons ATGTTCAGGACCAAACGCTCGGCGCTCGTCCGGCGGCTCTGGCGGAGCCGCGCGCCCGGCggcgccgaggaggaggaggcggcgggcgaGCCCGGcggcgcggtggcggcggcggcggcggcggcgggcggcggcggcggcggcggcggcggcgccgggcgcgggtgCTGCGCGGGCaaggcgggcgcggaggcggaACTCAAGGCGCTGACCCACGCGGTGCTCAAGCGGCTCAAGGAGCGGCAGCTGGAGGGGCTGCTGCGCGCCGTGGAGTCGCGCGGCGGGGCGCGCAcgccctgcctgctgctgccggcCAAGGCGGCCGACGCGCGGCTCGGCGCGCACTGGTacccgctgccgctgctgctgtgcaaggtgttcCGCTGGCCCGACCTGCGCCACTGCGCCGAGGTGAAGCGCCTCTGCGGCTGCGAGTCCTATGGCAAGGCGCACCCCGAGCTCGTCTGCTGCAACCCGCACCACCTCAGCCGGCTCTGCGAGCTAG AGTCTCCCCCTCCACCCTACTCCAGATATCCGATGGATTTTCTCAAACCAACGG ATTGTCCAGACTCTGTGCCTTCCTCCACTGAAACAGGGGGAACTAATTGTCTAGCCCCTGGGGGGCTTTCAG ATTCCCAAGTTCTTCAGGAGCCGGGGGATCGGTCACACTGGTGCGTGGTGGCATACTGGGAAGAGAAAACGCGCGTGGGTCGGCTGTATTCTGTCCAAGAGCCCTCCCTGGATATCTTCTATGATCTACCTCAGGGGAACGGCTTCTGCCTCGGCCAGCTCAATTCGGACAACAAGAGCCAGCTGGTGCAGAAAGTGCGCAGCAAAATCGGTTACGGTATCCAGCTCACCAAGGAAGTGGACGGCGTGTGGGTCTACAACCGCAGCAGTTACCCCATCTTCATCAAGTCGGCCACACTGGACAACCCCGACTCCAGGACGTTGCTGGTTCACAAAGTGTTTCCAGGGTTTTCCATCAAGGCGTTTGACTACGAGAAGGCGTACAGCTTGCAGAGACCTAACGACCATGAGTTCATGCAGCAACCATGGACCGGATTTACTGTTCAGATCAGCTTTGTGAAGGGCTGGGGCCAGTGCTACACGAGACAGTTTATCAGCAGTTGCCCGTGCTGGTTGGAGGTTATTTTTAATAACCGATGA
- the LOC135324606 gene encoding mothers against decapentaplegic homolog 7-like isoform X1 produces MFRTKRSALVRRLWRSRAPGGAEEEEAAGEPGGAVAAAAAAAGGGGGGGGGAGRGCCAGKAGAEAELKALTHAVLKRLKERQLEGLLRAVESRGGARTPCLLLPAKAADARLGAHWYPLPLLLCKVFRWPDLRHCAEVKRLCGCESYGKAHPELVCCNPHHLSRLCELESPPPPYSRYPMDFLKPTADCPDSVPSSTETGGTNCLAPGGLSDSQVLQEPGDRSHWCVVAYWEEKTRVGRLYSVQEPSLDIFYDLPQGNGFCLGQLNSDNKSQLVQKVRSKIGYGIQLTKEVDGVWVYNRSSYPIFIKSATLDNPDSRTLLVHKVFPGFSIKAFDYEKAYSLQRPNDHEFMQQPWTGFTVQISFVKGWGQCYTRQFISSCPCWLEVIFNNR; encoded by the exons ATGTTCAGGACCAAACGCTCGGCGCTCGTCCGGCGGCTCTGGCGGAGCCGCGCGCCCGGCggcgccgaggaggaggaggcggcgggcgaGCCCGGcggcgcggtggcggcggcggcggcggcggcgggcggcggcggcggcggcggcggcggcgccgggcgcgggtgCTGCGCGGGCaaggcgggcgcggaggcggaACTCAAGGCGCTGACCCACGCGGTGCTCAAGCGGCTCAAGGAGCGGCAGCTGGAGGGGCTGCTGCGCGCCGTGGAGTCGCGCGGCGGGGCGCGCAcgccctgcctgctgctgccggcCAAGGCGGCCGACGCGCGGCTCGGCGCGCACTGGTacccgctgccgctgctgctgtgcaaggtgttcCGCTGGCCCGACCTGCGCCACTGCGCCGAGGTGAAGCGCCTCTGCGGCTGCGAGTCCTATGGCAAGGCGCACCCCGAGCTCGTCTGCTGCAACCCGCACCACCTCAGCCGGCTCTGCGAGCTAG AGTCTCCCCCTCCACCCTACTCCAGATATCCGATGGATTTTCTCAAACCAACGG CAGATTGTCCAGACTCTGTGCCTTCCTCCACTGAAACAGGGGGAACTAATTGTCTAGCCCCTGGGGGGCTTTCAG ATTCCCAAGTTCTTCAGGAGCCGGGGGATCGGTCACACTGGTGCGTGGTGGCATACTGGGAAGAGAAAACGCGCGTGGGTCGGCTGTATTCTGTCCAAGAGCCCTCCCTGGATATCTTCTATGATCTACCTCAGGGGAACGGCTTCTGCCTCGGCCAGCTCAATTCGGACAACAAGAGCCAGCTGGTGCAGAAAGTGCGCAGCAAAATCGGTTACGGTATCCAGCTCACCAAGGAAGTGGACGGCGTGTGGGTCTACAACCGCAGCAGTTACCCCATCTTCATCAAGTCGGCCACACTGGACAACCCCGACTCCAGGACGTTGCTGGTTCACAAAGTGTTTCCAGGGTTTTCCATCAAGGCGTTTGACTACGAGAAGGCGTACAGCTTGCAGAGACCTAACGACCATGAGTTCATGCAGCAACCATGGACCGGATTTACTGTTCAGATCAGCTTTGTGAAGGGCTGGGGCCAGTGCTACACGAGACAGTTTATCAGCAGTTGCCCGTGCTGGTTGGAGGTTATTTTTAATAACCGATGA